In Candidatus Aegiribacteria sp., the following are encoded in one genomic region:
- a CDS encoding sodium:solute symporter family protein, translating into MSTYIAVIVAYFAFVILVSLFTRRFASRSASDFLIAGRNLGVVVCAVVVAAEWLGGMSTIGVSEKAFTTGTLQPVLYNMATAIGMVIIGFTVASRYRKENVHTVSEMLENLFGPKVRTVSAISFLIAYITLAYVQLQTCSSVIAPLFGISWLTSILISSVIITLYTYLGGMHALAVTGIIHVVTMFAGIGIALIIGLEKVGGFATLQSSLVASGSPANLYNPFSANISYAFSLLLGGILGGMAGQASIQPIFAARNPLTARRAAIASSLIIAPFGIMVGILGLIARTGLFFDTTSCDPKMALPELLTSSVFIPPILGGLALAGILAAILSTVGPVNFAVVTIATKDIYHGLINKTADDRKILVTARKLVLLVNIITIPLAVYLRGSILDAAYVSYAIRAIGAIVIVLGIYARGWITPLGAKLAFVGGTLAVFICIIAGKLGFFSIDKTYGAVGSALLFIVVGHLWTKFREKK; encoded by the coding sequence ATGAGCACATATATCGCTGTAATTGTCGCGTATTTTGCTTTTGTCATACTGGTATCTCTGTTTACCAGACGATTTGCCAGCCGCTCTGCATCTGATTTCCTTATTGCCGGCAGGAATCTTGGGGTAGTTGTGTGTGCTGTTGTAGTGGCCGCGGAGTGGCTGGGCGGCATGAGCACAATCGGGGTCAGTGAAAAAGCATTTACCACAGGCACTTTGCAGCCTGTACTGTACAATATGGCGACTGCGATTGGCATGGTTATCATCGGTTTTACAGTTGCTTCCCGATACAGAAAGGAAAATGTTCATACGGTCAGCGAGATGCTTGAAAATCTCTTTGGCCCGAAAGTGCGGACTGTCTCCGCCATCTCATTCCTTATTGCCTATATAACCCTGGCTTATGTACAACTTCAAACCTGCTCAAGTGTGATTGCTCCTCTTTTCGGCATCAGCTGGCTTACCTCAATACTTATTTCATCCGTTATCATAACATTGTATACGTATTTAGGTGGCATGCACGCCCTTGCGGTAACCGGGATCATTCATGTAGTGACCATGTTCGCAGGGATCGGCATTGCGTTGATAATCGGACTTGAAAAGGTTGGCGGATTCGCGACCCTGCAGAGCAGTCTAGTCGCATCAGGTTCCCCCGCTAATCTTTACAATCCTTTCAGCGCGAATATCAGTTATGCTTTCAGCCTGCTGCTTGGAGGTATACTTGGGGGAATGGCCGGACAGGCCAGCATTCAGCCTATCTTTGCCGCGCGGAATCCCCTTACAGCCAGGCGGGCTGCCATTGCATCCAGCCTTATTATCGCTCCATTTGGTATTATGGTCGGGATCCTTGGGCTGATCGCCAGAACAGGTCTCTTTTTCGATACCACTTCATGCGATCCTAAAATGGCTTTACCTGAGCTGCTTACATCATCTGTGTTCATTCCGCCAATCCTTGGGGGGCTGGCGCTTGCGGGTATTCTTGCAGCGATTCTTTCCACGGTCGGTCCTGTGAATTTCGCTGTAGTAACAATTGCAACAAAAGACATCTATCACGGATTGATCAATAAAACCGCGGATGACAGGAAAATACTTGTCACTGCCCGTAAACTGGTACTTCTGGTCAATATTATTACCATACCTCTGGCAGTTTATCTCAGAGGATCAATCCTTGACGCGGCTTATGTGTCTTACGCCATCAGAGCTATCGGAGCGATAGTCATAGTTCTGGGCATTTACGCACGGGGCTGGATTACGCCACTGGGCGCCAAACTTGCATTCGTCGGCGGTACTCTTGCTGTATTCATCTGCATCATTGCCGGTAAATTGGGTTTTTTCAGTATTGACAAAACATATGGAGCTGTGGGGTCTGCTCTTCTATTCATAGTTGTCGGCCATCTTTGGACTAAATTCAGGGAGAAAAAATGA
- a CDS encoding CoA transferase: protein MTLDNIFSGLKVIELANVLAGPSVGAFFSELGATVIKIENRLTGGDVTRRWKLPDESADSDISSYFSSVNWGKFSIGVDLQTEKGLKIVHSLIAKSDIVLASYKPGDAEKLRVDHDTLNRLNPGLIYAYITGYGSRNNRSGYDAIIQAESGFTYMNGESDSGPVKMPVALMDVLAAHQVKEGILLALLHRERTGEGQYIEVSLIQSGAASLVNQASNWLVGKTIPQRMGSDHPNIAPYGTIFSTRDGRDIVLAVGTDKQFAELCRLLGIPEIASDIRFVSNAERVKHREELKKILQKSIMKLLRDEFLDQLNEKNIPAGSVCNMEEVFEKPEVKELLIEATSVRGLSLKGLRTAVFLSEGGSAGKEILPPPHYGEHTEMILKKFLKLEDESIQELIKDGVIDGMGE from the coding sequence ATGACACTGGATAACATCTTTTCCGGATTGAAAGTTATTGAGCTTGCCAATGTTCTAGCCGGCCCAAGTGTCGGCGCTTTCTTCTCAGAGCTGGGCGCAACAGTTATCAAAATTGAGAACCGCTTAACAGGTGGTGATGTAACCCGCAGATGGAAACTTCCCGATGAATCCGCAGACAGCGATATCTCCTCCTATTTCTCCAGCGTTAACTGGGGCAAATTCTCAATCGGGGTGGATCTCCAAACAGAGAAGGGTCTGAAAATTGTTCACAGTCTGATAGCAAAGAGTGATATCGTTCTGGCCAGTTACAAACCAGGGGACGCGGAGAAACTCAGGGTTGACCATGATACACTCAATAGACTTAACCCCGGATTGATCTACGCTTACATCACCGGGTACGGCAGTCGCAATAATCGGTCTGGTTACGATGCGATTATCCAGGCGGAAAGCGGTTTCACATACATGAACGGCGAATCCGACAGCGGACCGGTCAAGATGCCTGTAGCGTTAATGGATGTTCTGGCTGCCCATCAGGTTAAGGAAGGAATTCTTCTCGCGCTTCTCCATCGTGAGAGAACCGGGGAAGGACAGTATATAGAAGTTTCACTCATTCAATCCGGAGCGGCTTCCCTTGTAAACCAGGCCTCAAACTGGCTGGTGGGGAAAACGATTCCTCAGAGAATGGGGTCTGATCACCCGAATATAGCTCCCTACGGAACCATATTCAGTACCAGGGACGGCAGGGATATAGTTCTTGCTGTTGGAACGGACAAACAGTTTGCCGAGTTATGCAGGCTTCTTGGAATACCGGAAATTGCTTCAGATATAAGATTTGTTTCCAACGCGGAGAGGGTAAAGCATCGGGAGGAATTGAAGAAGATTCTGCAGAAATCCATTATGAAGCTCCTCAGGGATGAATTCCTTGATCAACTGAACGAGAAGAATATCCCTGCTGGCAGTGTCTGCAATATGGAGGAGGTTTTCGAGAAACCTGAAGTAAAGGAACTTCTCATAGAAGCTACCAGCGTACGCGGTTTATCTCTAAAAGGCCTCCGAACTGCGGTTTTTTTATCTGAAGGGGGATCGGCAGGAAAGGAAATACTCCCTCCGCCTCATTATGGAGAGCATACGGAAATGATTCTGAAGAAATTCTTGAAATTAGAGGATGAATCGATTCAGGAATTGATTAAAGACGGTGTGATAGACGGAATGGGAGAATAG